The following DNA comes from Mycobacterium sp. MS1601.
CCAAGCGGGGCGAGGCACTGGTCAAGGTCACCGCATGCGGGGTCTGCCACACCGACCTGCACGTCATGAAAGGCGAAGTGGCATTCCCGTCTCCCGCGGTGTTGGGCCACGAGATCTCCGGCTCCGTCGTTGCGCTCGGGCCTGACACGGAACCGGCCCGGGGTGTCGATGTCGGCGCCAAGGTGGTCGGCGCGTTCATCATGCCGTGCGGTGAATGTCGGCAGTGCCAGCGCGGGCGCGACGACATGTGCCTGCCGTTCTTTGCCCAGAACCGGCTCAAAGGCACCCTCTATGACGGCACCACCCGACTGGAGCGCGCCGACGGTTCGCCGCTGGCGATGTACTCCATGGCCGGTCTGGCCGAGTACTCGGTGGTGCCGGTGAACGCACTGGCCCCGCTGCACGGCGACGTTCCGGACGTCGAGGCCGCCGTTCTGGGGTGCGCTTTCTTCACGGCGTACGGCGCGGTGCACCAGACCGCGGCCCTGCAGGCCGGCGAAACCGTCGCCGTGGTGGCCACCGGGGGAGTGGGCACCGCCATCGTTCAGCTGGCCCGCGCAGCCGGCGCCGAGACCGTCATCGCCGTCGACATCAGCGATGAAAAGCTGCAAGCCGCAAAGAAACTGGGCGCCGATCACGTCGTCAACTCCGCCGCCGGAGACGCGGTGGCCCAGGTCAGGGAACTCACCGGCGGTGCCGGAGTGGACGTCGCGTTCGAGGTGCTCGGTCGTCAGCAGACCTTCGAGCAGGCTGTCAAGATGCTCACCGACGGCGGCCGCATGGTCGCGGTGGGTATCGCGGCCGGCCAGTCGACGGCCAATGTGGAGATCACGCCGCTGGTGCGCCGCGGCTACCGCATCATGGGTTCCTTCGGCGGCCGTACCCGCGCGGACCTGCCTGCGGTGATCGACCTCGCCGCCACCGGCGTATTCTCGGTCCAGGACACCGTCACCCGGACCTACTCACTGGACTCCGCCGACGAAGCATTTCAGGCGTTGGCACGAGGTGAGATCCAGGGGCGAGCGGTGATCAGTATGACCTCCTGACCGTCCGGTCGCCGAGCCGGGCGGGGGACGAGCCCGGGGAGAGCGGGCCGGGCTTGGAGACCCTGCTGGCGTCCGTCTGCAGATGGCTGCGGCCTAGGATGGTTCGCGAGTTACACCTGTAGATCAGAAAGGCACTACTGCGGCATGGCCGAATACATCTACACGATGAAGAAGGTCCGCAAGGCCCACGGCGACAAGGTCATCCTCGACGACGTCTTCCTGAACTTCCTTCCGGGCGCCAAGATCGGCGTCGTCGGCCCCAATGGCGCCGGAAAGTCCAGCGTCCTGAAGATCATGGCCGGCCTGGACAAGCCCAACAACGGCGAAGCCTTCCTGGCCAACGACGCCACCGTCGGCATCCTGATGCAGGAACCGCAGCTCGACGAGTCGAAGACCGTTCGCGAGAACGTCGAAGAGGGCGTGCCGATCAAGGCCAAGCTCAACCGGTTCAACGAGGTGGCCGAGCTGATGGCCACCGACTACACCGACGAGCTCATGGAGGAGATGGGCAAGCTCCAGGAGGAGCTCGACGCCGCCGACGCCTGGGACATCGATTCCCAGCTCGAGCAGGCCATGGACGCGCTGCGCTGCCCGCCGCCGGACGAGCCCGTCACCCACCTCTCCGGCGGTGAGAAGCGGCGCGTCGCGCTGTGCAAGCTGCTGCTGAGCAAGCCGGATCTGCTGTTGCTCGACGAGCCCACCAACCACCTGGACGCCGAGAGCGTGCTGTGGCTCGAGCAGCACCTGGCGTCCTACCCGGGCGCCATCCTGGCGGTCACCCACGACCGGTACTTCCTGGACAACGTGGCCGAATGGATCCTCGAACTCGACCGCGGCCGGGCCTACCCCTATGAGGGCAACTACTCCACCTATCTGGAGAAGAAGGCAGAACGCCTCGCGGTGCAGGGCAAGAAGGACCAGAAGCTGCAGAAGCGCCTCAAGGAGGAGCTGGCCTGGGTGCGTTCTGGCGCCAAGGCCCGCCAGGCCAAGAACAAGGCCCGCCTGACCCGCTACGAGGAGATGGTGACGGAGGCCGAGAAGACCCGCAAGCTCGACTTCGAGGAAATCCAGATCCCGACCGGCCCGCGACTGGGCAACACGGTGGTCGAGGTCAGCCATCTGGACAAGGGTTTCGACGGCCGCATCCTGATCAAGGACCTGTCGTTCACGCTGCCGCGTAACGGCATCGTCGGCGTCATCGGCCCCAACGGTGTCGGTAAGACCACGCTGTTCAAGACCATTGTCGGGCTCGAAGAACCCGACAGCGGCACCGTGAAGGTCGGCGAGACGGTCAAGCTGTCCTACGTGGACCAGACCCGCTCCCGCATCGACCCCAAGAAGAACGTCTGGGAGGTTGTCTCCGACGGCCTGGACTACATCGAGGTCGGCCAGAACGAAGTGCCCTCACGTGCCTATGTGTCGGCCTTCGGCTTCAAGGGCCCCGACCAGCAGAAGCCGGCAGGCGTGCTCTCCGGCGGTGAGCGCAACCGGTTGAACCTGGCGCTGACTCTCAAAGAGGGTGGCAACCTGATCCTGCTCGACGAACCCACCAACGACCTTGACGTCGAGACACTGAGTTCACTGGAAAACGCACTGGAGAACTTCCCAGGTTGCGCTGTGGTGATCTCT
Coding sequences within:
- the ettA gene encoding energy-dependent translational throttle protein EttA, with product MAEYIYTMKKVRKAHGDKVILDDVFLNFLPGAKIGVVGPNGAGKSSVLKIMAGLDKPNNGEAFLANDATVGILMQEPQLDESKTVRENVEEGVPIKAKLNRFNEVAELMATDYTDELMEEMGKLQEELDAADAWDIDSQLEQAMDALRCPPPDEPVTHLSGGEKRRVALCKLLLSKPDLLLLDEPTNHLDAESVLWLEQHLASYPGAILAVTHDRYFLDNVAEWILELDRGRAYPYEGNYSTYLEKKAERLAVQGKKDQKLQKRLKEELAWVRSGAKARQAKNKARLTRYEEMVTEAEKTRKLDFEEIQIPTGPRLGNTVVEVSHLDKGFDGRILIKDLSFTLPRNGIVGVIGPNGVGKTTLFKTIVGLEEPDSGTVKVGETVKLSYVDQTRSRIDPKKNVWEVVSDGLDYIEVGQNEVPSRAYVSAFGFKGPDQQKPAGVLSGGERNRLNLALTLKEGGNLILLDEPTNDLDVETLSSLENALENFPGCAVVISHDRWFLDRTCTHILAWEGDDDNEAKWFWFEGNFGGYEENKIERLGADAARPHRVTHRRLTRD
- a CDS encoding zinc-binding dehydrogenase; this encodes MTTDTMRAAVWTGDGPALQVETIPVPQPKRGEALVKVTACGVCHTDLHVMKGEVAFPSPAVLGHEISGSVVALGPDTEPARGVDVGAKVVGAFIMPCGECRQCQRGRDDMCLPFFAQNRLKGTLYDGTTRLERADGSPLAMYSMAGLAEYSVVPVNALAPLHGDVPDVEAAVLGCAFFTAYGAVHQTAALQAGETVAVVATGGVGTAIVQLARAAGAETVIAVDISDEKLQAAKKLGADHVVNSAAGDAVAQVRELTGGAGVDVAFEVLGRQQTFEQAVKMLTDGGRMVAVGIAAGQSTANVEITPLVRRGYRIMGSFGGRTRADLPAVIDLAATGVFSVQDTVTRTYSLDSADEAFQALARGEIQGRAVISMTS